A genomic segment from Deinococcus yavapaiensis KR-236 encodes:
- a CDS encoding PD-(D/E)XK nuclease family protein has product MLRTLLLSSAAPPVVHGELVTLNRRAAARYGRAATPLSSFARTHLTSRGIEVASPVLAHRLLTDAVSIELGAAAPSGSARTFGPAVRELLRLEVDLDALARDDVPRVRDVARVAARYRSFLRGESVVDGAEVLAVAARTIERGGPLTLFGYVRLTLDERRFLDAFAGDGSVVCLPWTPHRLFTENEEAGAWLEARGWTVQFDAPPLPDAANAFLGGGLAKVRARSSAHREEEVRAALSEIRDLLKRGVPVSDVALVVADDAAWGPLVQAVAWEYDLDVDVTASVPLGETRVGSWLRVALEVVERGPAFERVARLLGHPLDVGVEPHAWRALRSARPDAFDGWSEAGVDLSAFAWPAQATRAAWTARVTNLLEARDVEARARARGSLDEAALDALTGEVRALARPAEELVSREAFLEEVRTLLSLLAVAPQASGQALELLTPYAVIGARVPHVFILGLVEGEWPAPLADDPLLDFIERRRLNASGVPLEVPASLARRDALSFWSLLCAASGTLTGSHARQGQSGGEGLPSSYLTRLTTDIEAHERRTPCSEEEARRVSLDAADDVTAFARHALDVERRRETATTFDAFDGLTGLSVAVTERVYSASELRVLGTCAFRWWLSYELRVDVTDENDDESLGLGRLRHETMRLLALRAQARPGEDARSVMLGALEGALREAEERLGWPRTPLWDVQRLEELTRLRRALSAPKFLAPNARIALVEAPFEGAWYGLRVRGVVDRVDDLGRAVAIVDYKSGSSKPPGAQDTDGKLGLDVQLPIYQQTALPALMPGRPPGGARYVSLSTGDNLGQLRLGDAALEAFANRVKHALEGGAFPPRPDAARKACERCPYPAVCRAGPRLARKEPA; this is encoded by the coding sequence ATGCTTCGCACGCTGCTTCTTTCGTCCGCCGCGCCACCCGTCGTGCACGGCGAGCTCGTGACGCTCAACCGCCGCGCCGCCGCTCGCTACGGGCGAGCCGCGACGCCCCTGTCGAGCTTCGCGCGCACGCACCTCACGTCACGGGGCATCGAGGTCGCGTCGCCGGTGCTCGCTCACCGCCTGCTGACCGACGCGGTGAGCATCGAACTCGGCGCGGCGGCCCCCTCGGGCAGCGCTCGCACCTTCGGTCCGGCCGTGCGTGAGTTGCTGCGCCTCGAAGTCGACCTCGACGCGCTCGCGCGCGATGACGTGCCGCGGGTGCGCGACGTGGCGCGCGTCGCCGCTCGCTACCGCAGCTTCTTGCGCGGCGAAAGCGTGGTGGACGGCGCGGAAGTCCTCGCGGTCGCCGCGCGCACCATCGAGCGAGGCGGACCGTTGACGCTGTTCGGGTACGTGCGGCTCACGCTCGACGAGCGCCGCTTCCTCGACGCGTTCGCCGGGGACGGCAGCGTCGTCTGCCTGCCGTGGACGCCGCACCGCTTGTTCACGGAGAACGAGGAGGCCGGAGCTTGGCTGGAAGCGCGCGGGTGGACGGTGCAGTTCGACGCCCCGCCCCTGCCCGACGCCGCGAACGCCTTTCTGGGCGGTGGGCTGGCGAAGGTGCGGGCGCGGTCATCCGCGCACCGCGAAGAGGAAGTGCGCGCCGCCCTGAGTGAAATTCGAGACTTGTTGAAGCGCGGCGTGCCCGTGTCGGACGTCGCCCTCGTCGTGGCGGACGACGCCGCTTGGGGACCGCTCGTGCAAGCCGTGGCGTGGGAGTACGACCTCGACGTGGACGTCACCGCGTCCGTACCGCTCGGGGAGACACGCGTCGGCTCGTGGCTGCGCGTAGCTCTGGAGGTGGTGGAGCGTGGTCCGGCGTTCGAGCGGGTCGCGCGACTGCTCGGCCATCCGCTCGATGTCGGCGTGGAGCCGCACGCTTGGCGAGCGTTGAGAAGCGCGAGGCCCGACGCATTCGACGGGTGGAGCGAGGCGGGCGTGGACTTGAGCGCGTTCGCGTGGCCCGCGCAAGCGACGCGCGCCGCGTGGACGGCGCGGGTAACGAACCTCCTCGAAGCTCGGGACGTCGAGGCACGCGCACGCGCGCGAGGGTCGCTCGACGAGGCGGCCCTCGACGCGCTGACAGGAGAGGTGCGCGCCTTGGCCCGCCCCGCGGAGGAACTGGTGTCGCGCGAGGCGTTCTTGGAAGAAGTGCGTACGTTGCTCTCCTTGCTAGCCGTCGCTCCTCAAGCGAGCGGGCAGGCGCTGGAGCTTCTCACGCCGTACGCCGTGATCGGCGCGAGGGTACCGCACGTGTTCATCCTGGGCCTCGTGGAAGGCGAGTGGCCCGCGCCGCTCGCCGACGATCCGCTGCTGGACTTCATCGAACGCCGCCGCCTGAACGCGAGCGGCGTGCCGCTCGAAGTCCCGGCGTCCCTGGCGAGGCGGGACGCGTTGTCCTTCTGGTCGTTGCTGTGCGCCGCGAGCGGCACCCTCACCGGAAGTCACGCACGGCAAGGCCAGAGCGGCGGCGAGGGACTGCCCAGCTCGTACCTCACGCGCCTCACGACCGACATCGAAGCGCACGAGCGCCGCACGCCTTGCAGCGAGGAGGAAGCTCGGCGCGTCTCGCTCGACGCGGCCGACGACGTCACGGCGTTCGCGCGGCACGCCCTCGACGTGGAGCGCCGCCGAGAAACCGCGACGACCTTCGACGCCTTCGACGGCCTCACCGGCCTTTCCGTCGCGGTGACCGAGCGGGTGTACTCCGCGAGCGAGTTGCGCGTGCTTGGCACGTGCGCGTTCCGCTGGTGGTTGTCGTACGAGCTGCGCGTCGACGTGACCGACGAGAACGACGACGAGTCGCTAGGCCTGGGGCGCTTGCGGCACGAGACGATGCGCTTGCTGGCGCTGCGCGCTCAAGCGAGGCCGGGCGAGGACGCGCGAAGTGTCATGCTCGGCGCGCTCGAGGGCGCGCTGCGCGAAGCGGAAGAGCGCCTCGGCTGGCCGCGCACACCCCTGTGGGACGTGCAGCGCCTCGAGGAACTCACGCGCCTCCGGCGCGCCCTGAGCGCCCCGAAGTTTCTCGCGCCGAACGCGCGCATCGCCCTCGTCGAAGCGCCCTTCGAAGGCGCGTGGTACGGCTTGCGAGTGCGCGGCGTCGTCGACCGTGTCGACGACCTCGGGCGGGCCGTGGCGATCGTGGATTACAAAAGCGGGTCGAGCAAACCTCCGGGCGCGCAGGACACGGACGGCAAGCTCGGCCTCGACGTGCAACTCCCGATCTACCAGCAAACGGCCCTGCCCGCCCTCATGCCGGGTCGCCCGCCGGGCGGAGCGCGGTACGTATCGCTGAGCACCGGGGACAACCTGGGGCAACTGCGCCTCGGCGACGCCGCCTTGGAAGCGTTCGCGAATCGCGTGAAGCACGCCCTGGAGGGCGGCGCGTTTCCACCGAGGCCGGACGCGGCGCGCAAAGCGTGCGAACGCTGCCCGTACCCGGCCGTGTGTCGCGCCGGGCCTCGCCTCGCACGCAAGGAGCCCGCGTGA
- the rsgA gene encoding ribosome small subunit-dependent GTPase A — protein MISTLEDLGLSDFFLEAGRSFMATFPPEARAELEMGRVVGVERATFQVWTANGPTEALLAGTLRQSGSELLTQPVIGDWLVVQHLAAGSALRIVHVLPRRTTFARAVNSGLSEQIIAANVDVVFIVTTPGEDFDVSRLGRYVAAVQTSGARPVVLLNKTDLIEDAALFVEQIKTLALDLPVHEVAATSEYGLDAVRPYFQKGVTVALIGSSGVGKSTLTNALLGREAAVTGLIRQSDQQGRHTTTGRTLYPLPGGGLLIDNPGLRDIAVWDAAGRPSGFEVIEETAANCRFRKCTHTTEPGCAVKRAVQQGTISAETLTAYHQAQGLSTRRPKRR, from the coding sequence ATGATCAGCACGCTTGAGGACCTCGGCCTGAGCGACTTCTTCCTCGAAGCCGGGCGATCGTTCATGGCGACGTTCCCGCCGGAAGCACGAGCGGAATTGGAGATGGGCCGCGTGGTGGGCGTCGAGCGCGCGACCTTTCAAGTTTGGACGGCCAACGGACCCACCGAGGCGCTTTTGGCCGGCACCTTGCGGCAAAGCGGCTCGGAACTCCTCACGCAGCCGGTCATCGGTGACTGGCTCGTCGTTCAACACCTCGCGGCGGGATCGGCGCTGCGAATCGTTCATGTCCTGCCGCGCCGAACCACCTTCGCGCGGGCGGTGAACAGCGGCCTGTCCGAGCAGATCATTGCCGCCAACGTCGATGTGGTCTTTATCGTGACCACGCCGGGCGAGGACTTCGACGTATCTCGCTTGGGACGCTACGTCGCAGCCGTCCAAACGAGTGGGGCACGACCGGTGGTGTTGCTGAACAAAACGGATTTGATCGAAGACGCCGCCCTGTTCGTCGAGCAAATCAAAACGTTGGCGCTCGACCTGCCCGTGCACGAGGTGGCCGCCACAAGCGAGTACGGGCTCGACGCGGTACGACCTTACTTCCAAAAAGGCGTCACCGTCGCGCTGATCGGCTCGTCCGGGGTCGGAAAGTCGACGCTCACCAACGCGCTCCTAGGACGGGAAGCGGCCGTCACCGGGTTGATTCGGCAAAGCGATCAGCAAGGACGTCACACCACCACGGGTCGTACGCTCTACCCCCTTCCAGGCGGCGGGTTGCTGATCGACAATCCGGGTCTTCGTGACATCGCGGTTTGGGACGCGGCAGGTCGGCCCTCCGGATTCGAGGTGATCGAGGAAACGGCGGCCAACTGCCGCTTCCGGAAGTGCACGCACACCACCGAACCGGGCTGCGCCGTGAAACGAGCCGTTCAGCAAGGAACCATTTCCGCCGAAACGCTGACGGCCTACCACCAAGCGCAGGGCCTTTCCACGCGACGCCCGAAGAGACGTTGA
- a CDS encoding 3'-5' exonuclease has protein sequence MRSWLQGHDDTSGIVSVHADSRGRAIVWRRVQGRLVAERATFRPFVFARDVHDLAHVGHRLRRDDDTAEFSHHSLKGAEGSLRVLISARDGFTLRQELLRGASLRLGRSLSSLPDAEYHTLGPIEQYLTCTGRTYFKELAFDDLVRLRFDLETTSLDPTDGRIFLIAVSDSRGLEAVLEAPRDEDEAEMLRALVRLVRARDPDVIENHNIQGFDLPFLIERARRLNVDLDLGRLGGPRGVRRVGDGQRTPHFTVTGREVVDTLDGARRTLSLSSFGLKNVARALGFAEEGRVYLDGAEIYPTYQREPDLVRTYALQDVREVGLVSERVFAPAFALAKLAPRPFARVTYAGTATGILEPMLVRAYLHERHALPGNTCTTGDAHRGGAVHLFAEGVLPRVVKADIASLYPSLIRTYRISPKCDPLEVFYHLVDALTRERLRHKTLASQLPRGTREQAESFAMQAAMKTVINSAYGYLGAGEMSRFGDREAADAITRHGRAVLRTVLEGLRAHGVTLIEADTDGVYFGVPTDWDEARERQVVEDVGRSLPAEVTLAFEGRYAAMFSHEVKNYALLGYDASLTVRGASFHSSRAEPYGEAFLRAALTALLRGDVPSVRAAFDDTLRKLRARTFTNADVSVTVRVSKTPQAYLQFRSTRKEPTYEALLSAGVTDWQPGARIRYFRHANGTDVLLTDQNVTGRAYDARHYERVLRDGYATRLRKAFSPRDFQSLFRDDTQASLFDPPIDDVRTTWRTVTTERSA, from the coding sequence GTGCGTTCATGGCTGCAAGGCCACGACGACACGTCCGGCATCGTGAGCGTGCACGCCGATTCTCGAGGTCGAGCGATCGTTTGGCGACGAGTCCAAGGGCGACTTGTCGCCGAGCGCGCCACCTTTCGGCCGTTCGTCTTCGCGCGTGACGTCCACGACCTCGCTCACGTCGGTCATCGCCTTCGCCGAGACGACGACACCGCCGAATTTTCACATCACTCCTTGAAAGGCGCCGAGGGCAGCCTGCGCGTGCTGATCAGCGCCCGGGACGGCTTCACCTTGCGTCAGGAGCTTCTGCGCGGAGCGTCCCTGCGGCTCGGGCGCTCCTTGTCGAGCTTGCCCGACGCGGAGTACCACACGCTCGGGCCGATCGAGCAGTACCTGACGTGCACGGGCCGCACGTACTTCAAGGAACTCGCGTTCGACGACCTCGTTCGTTTGCGCTTCGACCTCGAGACGACCAGCCTCGATCCCACGGACGGGCGCATCTTCCTGATCGCCGTGTCGGACTCGCGCGGCTTGGAAGCCGTGCTCGAAGCGCCCCGTGACGAGGACGAGGCGGAGATGCTGCGCGCCCTCGTGCGTCTCGTGCGGGCGCGCGACCCGGACGTCATCGAGAACCACAACATCCAAGGCTTCGACCTGCCGTTTCTGATCGAGCGCGCTCGACGGTTGAACGTGGACCTCGACCTCGGGCGACTCGGCGGACCGAGGGGCGTGCGCCGCGTCGGCGATGGGCAGCGAACGCCGCACTTCACGGTGACGGGACGGGAAGTCGTGGACACCCTCGACGGGGCGCGGCGCACCCTGAGCTTGTCGAGCTTCGGCCTCAAGAACGTCGCGCGCGCCTTGGGCTTCGCCGAGGAAGGCCGCGTGTACCTCGACGGCGCGGAAATCTACCCGACGTACCAACGTGAACCCGACCTCGTGCGGACGTACGCGCTCCAAGACGTGCGGGAAGTGGGCCTCGTGAGCGAGCGGGTGTTCGCGCCGGCGTTCGCCCTCGCGAAGCTCGCCCCGAGGCCGTTCGCGCGCGTTACGTACGCGGGCACGGCCACCGGGATTCTCGAGCCGATGCTCGTTCGGGCGTACCTGCACGAACGGCACGCGCTGCCCGGAAACACGTGCACGACCGGCGACGCCCATCGAGGCGGCGCGGTGCACTTGTTCGCGGAGGGCGTGCTGCCGCGCGTGGTGAAAGCCGACATCGCCAGCCTCTACCCCAGCCTCATCCGCACGTACCGCATCTCCCCGAAGTGCGATCCGCTCGAAGTCTTCTACCACCTCGTGGATGCATTGACGCGCGAACGCTTGCGCCACAAGACCCTCGCCTCGCAACTTCCGAGGGGGACGCGCGAGCAAGCGGAAAGCTTCGCGATGCAAGCCGCGATGAAAACGGTGATCAACAGCGCGTACGGTTACCTCGGGGCGGGGGAGATGAGTCGCTTCGGCGATCGGGAAGCCGCGGACGCCATCACGCGGCACGGCCGGGCCGTCCTGCGAACCGTCCTGGAGGGCTTGCGGGCGCACGGAGTCACCTTGATCGAGGCGGACACCGACGGCGTGTACTTCGGCGTGCCGACCGATTGGGACGAGGCGCGCGAACGGCAAGTCGTCGAGGACGTCGGACGGAGCCTTCCGGCGGAAGTGACGTTGGCGTTCGAAGGACGGTACGCCGCGATGTTCAGCCACGAAGTCAAGAATTACGCCTTGCTGGGGTATGACGCGAGCCTCACGGTGCGGGGCGCGAGCTTCCACTCCAGCCGCGCCGAACCGTACGGAGAGGCGTTTCTTCGCGCGGCCCTGACGGCCTTGCTGCGCGGCGACGTGCCGAGCGTGCGCGCCGCCTTCGACGACACGCTGCGCAAGCTGCGCGCTCGGACGTTCACGAACGCGGACGTGAGCGTCACCGTGCGCGTCAGCAAGACGCCTCAGGCGTACTTGCAATTTCGGTCGACGCGCAAAGAACCCACGTACGAAGCGTTGCTCTCGGCGGGCGTGACCGACTGGCAGCCCGGCGCGCGAATTCGCTACTTTCGGCACGCGAACGGGACGGACGTGCTTCTCACGGATCAAAACGTCACAGGGCGCGCGTACGACGCGCGGCATTACGAGCGCGTTCTGCGCGACGGGTACGCGACGCGCCTTCGCAAAGCGTTTTCTCCCAGGGACTTCCAATCGTTGTTTCGCGACGACACCCAGGCGTCGTTGTTCGATCCGCCGATCGATGATGTCCGTACGACTTGGCGGACGGTGACGACTGAACGAAGCGCTTGA
- a CDS encoding recombinase family protein has product MQVALSLPRDGTPWVACVLIGYVRSLRLMQQPYMQATKLIAVGCQSIYIEMSSGDHLARPVLHRAIAGLEPGDVLIVGDGDRLSRNELQTDILLRRIHAKGATLQLLDANDELLPVVPIDTNVRQRPRPASATGALPVRGSSCEAPFIRMRGASTMKRGGKYMGTFVLKGRWFGDVESPERCFKGTVEHAGETEIPLGEQAVVSYEGGQGTPTSDRRVEHGRYNLLVTNMAPEQFSLVSFVRKDGSMSREAEQTDEDQLWGGDVFES; this is encoded by the coding sequence ATGCAGGTCGCGCTTTCCCTGCCTCGGGACGGAACGCCGTGGGTCGCCTGCGTGCTGATCGGGTACGTCCGATCCCTGCGCTTGATGCAGCAGCCGTACATGCAGGCGACCAAACTGATCGCGGTGGGGTGTCAGTCGATTTATATCGAGATGAGCAGCGGCGATCACCTCGCGAGGCCGGTGCTGCACCGCGCGATCGCCGGCCTGGAGCCGGGCGACGTCCTGATCGTCGGGGACGGAGATCGATTGAGCCGCAACGAACTCCAGACGGACATCCTGCTGCGTCGCATTCACGCCAAAGGCGCCACCTTGCAACTGCTCGACGCGAACGACGAGTTGCTGCCGGTCGTGCCGATCGACACGAACGTTCGACAAAGGCCGCGTCCAGCTTCGGCGACAGGAGCGCTGCCGGTGCGCGGCTCTTCTTGCGAGGCGCCGTTTATTCGGATGCGTGGAGCGTCAACTATGAAACGAGGAGGAAAGTATATGGGAACATTTGTTTTGAAGGGCCGTTGGTTTGGTGACGTCGAGTCACCCGAACGTTGTTTCAAAGGAACGGTCGAGCATGCCGGTGAGACCGAGATACCGCTGGGCGAGCAGGCGGTCGTGTCGTATGAGGGCGGGCAGGGCACGCCCACCAGTGACCGCCGTGTCGAGCACGGCCGCTACAACTTGCTGGTGACGAACATGGCGCCCGAGCAGTTCAGCTTGGTGAGTTTCGTTCGCAAGGACGGCAGTATGAGCCGTGAAGCGGAGCAGACCGACGAAGACCAATTGTGGGGCGGCGACGTCTTCGAGTCCTGA
- a CDS encoding acyl-ACP desaturase yields the protein MTSIIPPSVVPLGRRQPAALLSHREKDKLIERAFLGLYRWYTSRSQETRNWNPDKSFDWRALRTNASADVTTIVQGFFAVEQYAPDYTSELVNLVRRSHGRSHFQLRWGSEEEKHADAWENVLLFSRQRSPQWIAEYKERLRSQQWTLPFPDAITNLVYTVFQERATQLNYLNLMAVASGKSDKAHLRGQEDPVLASVARTIAVDEAAHYNFFLEGVRLYLYYYPQQTLEAIRTVITQFSMPSSHLVPDWDKFAETVYRAGVYGPRDFSRDVMQVVFRNLGIESRRTLEEGIKATRAVPNFDANATQQTAIWDTFDYGLVEGDVKRLHVKIGKYEQEVGLSDLDPTEFVENPELPKAFGLVNQERERS from the coding sequence ATGACGAGCATCATTCCACCCTCGGTCGTTCCGCTTGGACGTCGACAACCCGCCGCGCTTCTCAGCCATCGAGAGAAGGACAAATTGATCGAGCGTGCCTTTCTCGGGTTGTACCGCTGGTACACCTCGCGCAGCCAGGAAACGCGTAATTGGAATCCCGACAAGAGCTTCGATTGGCGAGCTTTACGCACGAATGCCTCGGCGGACGTGACGACCATCGTGCAAGGCTTTTTCGCGGTGGAGCAGTACGCGCCCGACTACACGTCGGAACTCGTGAACCTCGTGCGGCGCAGCCACGGGCGCAGTCACTTCCAATTGCGCTGGGGCAGCGAAGAGGAGAAGCACGCCGACGCCTGGGAAAACGTCCTGCTGTTTTCGCGTCAACGCTCGCCGCAGTGGATCGCCGAGTACAAGGAGCGCCTGCGAAGTCAGCAGTGGACGCTGCCCTTTCCGGACGCCATCACGAACCTCGTGTACACGGTGTTTCAAGAGCGCGCCACGCAACTGAACTACCTCAACTTGATGGCGGTCGCGTCCGGCAAGAGCGACAAGGCGCACCTGCGAGGGCAAGAGGACCCGGTGCTGGCGAGCGTCGCGCGAACCATCGCGGTGGACGAAGCGGCGCACTACAACTTCTTCCTCGAAGGCGTGCGCCTGTACTTGTACTACTATCCTCAGCAAACGCTGGAAGCGATTCGCACGGTGATCACGCAGTTCAGCATGCCGTCGTCGCACCTCGTTCCGGATTGGGACAAGTTCGCCGAGACGGTGTACCGCGCGGGCGTGTACGGGCCGAGGGACTTCAGCCGTGACGTGATGCAAGTGGTCTTTCGAAACTTGGGCATCGAAAGCCGCCGGACGCTGGAAGAAGGCATCAAAGCCACGCGGGCCGTGCCGAATTTCGATGCGAACGCCACGCAGCAAACGGCGATTTGGGACACGTTCGATTACGGCCTCGTGGAGGGCGACGTGAAACGCTTGCACGTCAAGATCGGGAAGTACGAGCAGGAAGTCGGCTTGTCCGACCTCGACCCGACGGAATTCGTGGAAAATCCCGAGTTGCCCAAGGCGTTCGGCCTCGTCAATCAAGAGCGGGAGCGCTCGTGA
- a CDS encoding ABC transporter substrate-binding protein, giving the protein MIKVLTNVLTGALALAAMTGTASFAQDAKYLVSVTLKPGIKWSDGTPLTARDFVGGYDLIWAQGYGIWNQLTDVKAKDDATIEFYLKDVSPTILRQLVRSNQTGSWSQYGPLYTRARQLRVKGADRNGADVKDLLNDLEKYKPTTTVSYGPFYLTSNKVGPTQLELVKNKGGYNAGRIGFDRVIVYYGETQQVLPLLLSNQIDYSIAAFTPSDVKAIAQNPNLQLIKSPLSVGPALWFNQNIDTFSKKEFRQAVAHVINRDEVARIALGDAGKPIQYMAGFSDLLVPGWLNATTRRGLDEYKTDVSKATALLQSIGFKKQGATWVDDEGKPVKFEITAPGDFVDFLAAAQAVSQQLNRFGFQTTVRSIAAQERPATIDQARYQALMDFGLISTPSHPSTSYGYYMTEGFFGSNKPDAKTGSKGMNWPLTQKTKDGKTVNIRTLIQQSLAGDDVAKQKTYVQTLAQIFNDQLPVIPIFERYTTDPINTKARVTGWLPMNNSIYKNNQGSDNYIAIQFLNGTLKPIAGSDKSFRTALPYQQQDYSFNFFTGNSLQQSFSSPVYHMAFPPLMWYSETQQRYTPAVAQKYTVTELK; this is encoded by the coding sequence ATGATAAAGGTCCTCACGAACGTCCTCACCGGAGCGCTCGCCCTCGCCGCGATGACCGGCACCGCCTCCTTCGCCCAAGACGCGAAGTACCTCGTGTCCGTCACCCTCAAGCCCGGCATCAAGTGGAGCGACGGAACGCCGCTCACCGCCCGCGACTTCGTCGGCGGATACGACCTCATCTGGGCGCAAGGCTACGGCATCTGGAATCAACTCACCGACGTCAAAGCTAAAGATGACGCGACCATCGAGTTCTACCTCAAGGACGTCTCCCCCACCATTTTGCGTCAACTCGTTCGCAGCAACCAGACCGGTTCGTGGTCGCAGTACGGCCCGCTCTACACCCGCGCGCGGCAACTACGCGTCAAGGGCGCCGATCGCAACGGCGCCGACGTCAAAGACCTCCTCAACGACCTCGAGAAGTACAAGCCCACCACCACCGTCAGCTACGGCCCCTTCTATCTCACGTCGAACAAAGTCGGCCCCACCCAACTCGAACTCGTCAAGAACAAGGGCGGGTACAACGCGGGCCGCATCGGCTTCGACCGCGTCATCGTCTACTACGGCGAGACGCAACAAGTCCTGCCGCTCTTGCTGTCCAACCAAATCGACTACTCCATCGCGGCGTTCACGCCCAGCGACGTCAAGGCCATCGCCCAAAACCCCAACTTGCAATTGATCAAGAGCCCGCTTTCCGTCGGCCCCGCCTTGTGGTTCAACCAGAACATCGACACCTTCAGCAAAAAAGAGTTCCGTCAAGCCGTCGCGCACGTCATCAACCGAGACGAAGTCGCCCGCATTGCCCTCGGCGACGCCGGCAAGCCCATCCAGTACATGGCGGGCTTCTCCGATCTGCTCGTTCCCGGTTGGCTCAACGCCACCACGCGGCGCGGCCTCGACGAGTACAAGACGGACGTCAGCAAGGCCACGGCGCTTTTGCAAAGCATCGGCTTCAAGAAGCAAGGCGCCACGTGGGTCGACGACGAAGGCAAACCCGTCAAGTTCGAGATCACCGCGCCCGGCGACTTCGTCGATTTCCTCGCGGCCGCGCAAGCCGTTTCGCAGCAACTCAACCGCTTCGGCTTTCAAACCACCGTTCGCAGCATCGCCGCGCAAGAACGTCCCGCCACCATCGACCAAGCTCGCTATCAAGCCTTGATGGACTTCGGGTTGATCTCCACGCCTTCCCATCCGTCCACCTCGTACGGGTACTACATGACCGAGGGGTTCTTCGGCAGCAACAAACCCGACGCCAAGACGGGATCCAAAGGCATGAATTGGCCGCTCACCCAAAAAACCAAGGACGGCAAGACCGTCAACATCCGCACGCTCATCCAGCAGTCCCTCGCGGGAGACGACGTCGCCAAGCAGAAGACGTACGTGCAAACCCTCGCGCAGATCTTCAACGACCAGTTGCCCGTCATCCCGATCTTCGAGCGCTACACCACCGACCCCATCAACACCAAAGCGCGCGTGACCGGTTGGTTGCCAATGAACAACAGCATCTACAAGAACAACCAAGGCAGCGACAACTACATCGCCATTCAGTTCCTGAACGGCACCCTCAAACCCATCGCGGGCAGCGACAAGTCCTTCCGCACCGCCTTGCCGTACCAGCAGCAGGATTACTCGTTCAACTTCTTCACGGGCAACAGCCTTCAACAGAGCTTCAGCTCGCCGGTGTATCACATGGCCTTCCCGCCGCTCATGTGGTACAGCGAAACGCAGCAGCGCTACACGCCCGCCGTCGCGCAGAAGTACACCGTCACCGAACTCAAGTAA
- a CDS encoding ABC transporter ATP-binding protein, translating to MSDALVRLEHVGKSFLQKGRPVSVIEDVTLDIHPGEIVSLVGESGCGKTTTGRMIAGLTPPSTGRVSYSGADITRLRGAERRAYRLGVQLVHQDPYASLNPSQRVRDILAAPLKRHRLVRHRDELEVRLRELLQSVDLTPADEVLTKFPHQLSGGQRQRLSIARALSVRPSFLVADEAVSMVDVSIRISILNTLRRLRDEHGLAILFITHDLALARHVAGNGRVGVMYLGRIVEIADADELIRHPQHPYTRALLAASPPDPLSNAPRSAPVQLRQDDIPSLLARPAGCPFHPRCPQFVAGVCDTAVPALVTTSPRHATACTVFTGFHPGMTPDAAATTDAPSGSH from the coding sequence ATGTCTGACGCGCTCGTCCGTCTCGAACACGTCGGCAAGTCCTTCTTGCAAAAAGGCCGTCCCGTCAGCGTCATCGAGGACGTCACCCTCGACATCCATCCTGGCGAAATCGTCTCCCTCGTCGGCGAGTCTGGGTGCGGCAAGACCACCACTGGGCGCATGATCGCCGGCCTCACTCCTCCGTCCACCGGTCGCGTGTCTTACTCCGGCGCGGACATCACGCGTCTTCGTGGCGCCGAACGCCGCGCCTACCGCCTCGGCGTTCAACTCGTCCACCAAGATCCGTACGCCAGCCTCAACCCGTCTCAGCGCGTTCGTGACATTCTCGCCGCGCCCCTCAAGCGCCACCGCCTCGTTCGTCACCGCGACGAACTCGAAGTGCGCCTGCGCGAACTTCTGCAAAGCGTCGATCTCACGCCCGCCGACGAGGTCCTCACGAAGTTTCCCCATCAGCTGTCCGGCGGGCAGCGCCAACGCCTCTCCATCGCCCGCGCGCTCAGCGTCCGCCCGTCGTTTCTCGTCGCGGACGAAGCCGTCTCGATGGTCGACGTCAGCATTCGCATCAGCATCCTCAACACCTTGCGGCGCCTGCGAGACGAACACGGCCTCGCCATCCTCTTCATCACCCACGACCTCGCCCTCGCGCGGCACGTCGCCGGAAACGGCCGCGTCGGCGTGATGTACCTCGGCCGCATCGTCGAAATCGCCGACGCCGACGAACTCATCCGTCATCCTCAGCATCCGTACACGCGGGCCTTGCTCGCCGCGAGCCCGCCCGACCCGCTCTCAAACGCGCCGCGATCCGCGCCCGTCCAGCTTCGGCAAGACGACATTCCGAGCTTGCTCGCACGTCCCGCCGGCTGCCCCTTTCATCCCCGTTGCCCGCAGTTCGTCGCGGGAGTGTGCGACACGGCCGTTCCCGCGCTCGTCACCACGTCTCCTCGGCACGCCACCGCGTGCACCGTCTTCACGGGCTTCCATCCGGGCATGACGCCGGATGCGGCAGCGACCACCGACGCGCCTTCCGGAAGTCACTGA